The following are encoded in a window of Emcibacter sp. SYSU 3D8 genomic DNA:
- a CDS encoding alpha/beta hydrolase — protein sequence MSLARTLIIAALIVAAGYGTTVLWRALERPDSRLETARCWFDNPASRSVECYRFTAPESRGTASNRSIRFPVVIFRSPSTPEDEPPVLHLMGGPGQPASIENNDQIKGWAQFLDGAVWARDRDHIVVDTRGVGGLSEPRLRCPMLSDVGWILSLETLKRTPGAREAAVRKMVESCRAGFVNEGIDLAAYDTANAATDLIDLRHALKLPSWSIYGISYGTRLALELIRRDPEGVHAAVLDSLSPPDEPTIASLLPNLDRALGLVYADCAAQPACAGAYPDLSRDMEAAVARLRAAPVAMTVKQPGGTRTLQVVLDDALYLQIVEYALVSGSWVPFLPGIINDTAKGGTRLLAHLAARLLFDDYWQHDANALLLSTLCREEVPFNTSAAMRQSVDAHPLLRNLEPDALLFASCASWPVGKAPDTFREPVVSNVPALLINGAYDTRTPAAYAERQAAHLTYVYRIVLPNRGHSPSPSSNCAKAAIDGFLDNPLSPAPPACLQHQRPPRFMTRGGPADRIERL from the coding sequence ACGACCGTGCTCTGGCGCGCCCTGGAGCGGCCGGACAGCCGGCTGGAGACGGCCAGGTGCTGGTTCGACAACCCGGCGTCCCGCAGCGTCGAGTGCTATCGCTTCACCGCGCCCGAGAGTCGCGGCACCGCCAGCAATCGATCCATCCGCTTCCCGGTGGTGATCTTCCGCAGCCCGTCGACCCCGGAGGATGAGCCGCCCGTGCTGCATCTCATGGGTGGCCCGGGCCAGCCGGCCAGCATCGAGAACAACGATCAAATCAAGGGCTGGGCGCAGTTCCTCGATGGCGCGGTGTGGGCGCGCGACCGCGACCACATCGTCGTCGATACCAGAGGCGTGGGCGGATTGTCGGAGCCCCGATTGCGCTGCCCCATGCTGAGCGACGTGGGCTGGATATTGTCGCTGGAGACGCTGAAACGCACGCCCGGCGCCCGGGAAGCGGCCGTGCGCAAAATGGTCGAGAGCTGCCGGGCCGGTTTCGTGAACGAGGGCATCGATCTGGCCGCATACGATACGGCGAACGCGGCCACCGACCTCATCGACCTCCGGCACGCGCTGAAGCTGCCGTCCTGGTCGATCTACGGCATCTCCTACGGCACCCGGCTGGCGCTGGAGCTGATACGGCGCGATCCCGAGGGCGTGCATGCCGCCGTGCTGGATTCGCTCAGTCCGCCGGACGAGCCGACCATCGCCAGCCTGCTGCCGAACCTGGACCGCGCCCTCGGGCTGGTCTATGCCGACTGCGCCGCCCAGCCAGCATGCGCGGGCGCCTATCCGGATCTGTCCCGGGACATGGAGGCCGCCGTGGCGCGGCTGCGCGCGGCGCCAGTGGCCATGACGGTGAAACAGCCCGGCGGAACCCGCACCCTGCAAGTGGTGCTCGATGACGCACTCTATCTGCAGATCGTGGAATATGCGCTGGTCTCTGGATCATGGGTGCCCTTCCTGCCCGGCATCATCAACGACACCGCCAAGGGCGGCACCAGGCTGCTCGCACATCTGGCTGCCAGGCTGCTGTTTGACGATTATTGGCAGCACGACGCCAACGCCCTGCTGCTGTCCACGCTGTGCCGCGAGGAAGTGCCGTTCAACACCAGCGCGGCGATGCGCCAGTCAGTCGATGCACATCCGCTGCTGCGGAACCTGGAGCCCGACGCATTGCTGTTTGCCAGTTGCGCCTCCTGGCCGGTGGGCAAGGCGCCGGACACGTTCCGCGAGCCGGTGGTCAGCAACGTGCCGGCATTGCTTATCAACGGCGCCTACGACACCCGCACGCCGGCGGCGTACGCCGAACGCCAGGCAGCCCATCTGACCTATGTCTACCGTATCGTGCTGCCCAACCGGGGTCACTCGCCCAGTCCTTCCAGCAACTGCGCCAAGGCCGCGATCGATGGCTTCCTGGACAATCCGCTGAGCCCGGCACCCCCGGCATGCCTGCAGCACCAGCGCCCTCCCCGCTTCATGACACGCGGCGGCCCCGCCGACCGGATCGAACGGCTGTAG